The Streptomyces noursei ATCC 11455 sequence CGCCTCATCGTGGCGACGGCCCGTGAACTCGCCGAGCAGCAGGGCTGGGACGCGGTCACGACCCGCCGGCTCGCCGAGCGCATCGAGTACAGCCAGCCCGTCCTCTACAGCCACTTCCGCGGCAAGCGCGAGATCATCGGCGCCGTCGCCCTGGAGGGCGCCACCGAGATGGCCGGGGCGGTGCGGGCCGCGACCGCCGCCGCGGACGACCCGCGCGCCCGGGTCGCCGCCCTCGCGCGCGCCTACCTCGACTTCGCCGAGCGCAACCCGGCGGTCTACGACGCCATGTTCCAGCTCGACGGCGGTCTCGCGTACGCACAGGAGGACACCCCGGAGCCTCTGAAGGACGCCTTCGCCGCGCTGCTGGAGAGCCTCGGCGAGGTCGCCGGGGACGGCGTCGACCCGGGGCTGTTCACCGAGACGTTCTGGGCGGCCCTGCACGGACTGGCCACCCTGACCCGGGCGCGACGACTCCCGCCGGAGGACACCGAGCGGAGGGTGGAACTGCTGGTGGACCGGCTCGCCATGGCCTGACACACCATCACGGCAGGCATCCAGCCGGGGCCCTCGGGCCCCGCAGCTCGCCCGCCCCGGCAACGCCGGTAGCGGGTCGGCCGGTTCGCCGCGACCATCAGGCGGCCCGGCGCTGTGTCCGTCAGTGAGGGCGCCCAGGTGGCCGAAGTGCGGGCGCTGTTGATCGAGCGTCGTGCGGAGTGGACCGGGCGGGAGCGGACCGCGCCGGGCATCGGATGCCTGCGCATCAGGACGTGCCGCAGGTCTCGCGGTGGTAGTGGGTTCCGGACGCATGACGCAACGGGTGGGGCATGGCGGGTCACCTCTCGTCGGTGTGCGGAGGGGGCGCACGGGAACCGGATCGTGGCAGGGCTGGACCGCGGTGGACAGGGGGAATTCGGTGAACTCGGGGAATCCGACCAGTTCCAAGGAAGGCCGCCGGTCGACGTGGACAACCTGGGATGGCGCCCCGGCTCCGGTCGCTGCCGCCCCGGTACCGGCAGCTGTCCACCTCGTCGCCGACCTGCTGCCCCACCCGCTGCCGGGCTTCGTCGCCCGGCCCAGCGAGTGGCACTGCCTGGACGACCTCCACGACACGGCAGCGGAGGTCCATCCCCGGCGGCTGGCCGTGGTCGTAGGACCTGCCGGCAGCGGGTAGACCACGCCGACCGACGCGACAGCCGGATGCGCGAGGGGGAAGGCGACGGCCAACTCCGG is a genomic window containing:
- a CDS encoding TetR/AcrR family transcriptional regulator: MSVQERKERERAARERLIVATARELAEQQGWDAVTTRRLAERIEYSQPVLYSHFRGKREIIGAVALEGATEMAGAVRAATAAADDPRARVAALARAYLDFAERNPAVYDAMFQLDGGLAYAQEDTPEPLKDAFAALLESLGEVAGDGVDPGLFTETFWAALHGLATLTRARRLPPEDTERRVELLVDRLAMA